The Caldisericum sp. genome window below encodes:
- a CDS encoding galactokinase, producing MNLNKLKEEFTALYGEGKVDVFFAPGRVNLIGEHIDYNGGLVMPATISLGIYGLKRKRNDSIINLVSKDAPNRVAIDLNEEIKYVASDGWANYPKGVIKKLLEEGFKVEGADIMFASTLPMGSGLSSSAAIEVLTAFMMLYPENQIDRIKIAKMCKDVENNFVGVNCGIMDQFAVSMGKKDHAILLNSDTLEYEYVPIKLGEFTLVIMDTGKRRELNESKYNERRKECEEALSNIQQKKAISNLCEASLEDILLLDNEVLRKRTLHVITENVRVKKASIALKNGDIKEFGKLLVESHNSLRDNFEVTGVHLDTIVEEALKQPGCIGARMTGAGFGGCAIAVVATDGLDDFIRNVSLNYKVKTGLEPKFYRAQIVDGVDFLGNF from the coding sequence ATGAACCTGAATAAACTTAAAGAGGAATTTACTGCACTTTATGGAGAAGGCAAAGTCGATGTGTTTTTTGCACCGGGCAGGGTGAATCTTATTGGGGAGCATATCGATTATAACGGCGGATTAGTGATGCCTGCAACTATTTCGCTTGGAATTTACGGGCTTAAACGCAAGCGTAATGACTCTATCATTAATCTTGTTTCGAAAGATGCACCAAATAGGGTCGCTATCGATTTAAATGAAGAAATAAAGTATGTAGCTTCAGACGGATGGGCAAATTACCCAAAAGGTGTCATAAAAAAACTCCTTGAAGAGGGCTTTAAAGTAGAAGGTGCAGATATTATGTTTGCAAGTACGCTTCCAATGGGCTCGGGTCTTTCTTCCTCTGCTGCAATCGAGGTGTTAACGGCTTTTATGATGCTCTACCCAGAAAATCAAATCGACAGGATTAAAATTGCGAAAATGTGTAAGGATGTAGAAAACAACTTTGTAGGTGTAAACTGTGGCATTATGGACCAGTTTGCCGTAAGTATGGGGAAAAAAGACCATGCAATATTACTCAATAGCGACACACTCGAATATGAGTATGTCCCGATAAAATTAGGCGAATTTACCCTTGTCATTATGGATACAGGGAAAAGAAGGGAACTCAACGAATCAAAGTATAACGAAAGGCGAAAAGAGTGTGAAGAGGCACTTTCAAATATTCAGCAAAAGAAAGCAATTTCTAACTTGTGCGAAGCAAGTCTTGAAGATATTTTGCTTCTTGATAATGAAGTTTTACGAAAACGAACACTGCATGTTATTACAGAAAACGTGCGCGTCAAAAAGGCGTCCATTGCACTCAAAAATGGTGATATAAAAGAATTTGGAAAATTGCTTGTGGAGTCTCATAATTCCCTCAGGGATAACTTTGAAGTTACAGGCGTTCATCTTGATACAATTGTTGAAGAGGCGCTAAAGCAACCAGGCTGCATTGGTGCAAGGATGACTGGTGCAGGTTTTGGAGGGTGTGCTATTGCAGTTGTTGCAACCGATGGATTAGATGATTTTATCAGGAATGTTTCGCTAAATTACAAGGTAAAAACTGGTCTTGAGCCTAAATTTTACAGGGCTCAAATTGTCGATGGGGTAGATTTTTTAGGAAACTTCTGA
- a CDS encoding alpha-galactosidase, with protein sequence MKKPDFKFAKLGVIIEGKPIEREIPSIKEEDFEISFNDDLSIRIFSEKKIDISEVYFDLKFDDANINMLRNGFQSWSPTYEIDTETRFERVLMPVLRYHYLDPENFTEGRSHFFTYINFGDHYIHLVPENNSLKASFELINKNTVRVYFEIGSAVEGEFLTPKIVAKQTQSLALEKRKHKKIYGWTSWYYYYRSIDADEIIKNIESIKNLPFKLDFFQIDDGWQKSIGEWVENEKFKGKLKIIVDKLNDLGVTPGIWLAPFVVEKNSEIFKQHKYWLVKDKAGAPRQVGFNPLWSGHFYALNPMNDEVLEYLTEKITALREMGFRMFKFDFLYSLMAVSKDEVVDATRIERFKRGMETLRKAIGEDSKLLGCGAPVMLEKGLYDYLRIGPDTKDGWEDTLTQLLRFEGRVSAKNSLRNTITRSYINRKYFINDPDVIFLKPKHLTEDEQNTILIVNFFLSDFIFFSDPIYALNEKGFQLLLALQNYKDFTLDHVLELSKDVFKFTGETADSIITGFVNLTEKDFEIDEEPGEIIFGKDGKTLLKHATKVYKKGV encoded by the coding sequence ATGAAAAAGCCTGATTTCAAGTTTGCTAAATTGGGCGTAATAATAGAGGGAAAACCAATCGAAAGAGAAATTCCTTCAATAAAGGAAGAGGATTTTGAGATTAGTTTTAACGACGACTTATCCATAAGAATTTTTTCAGAAAAGAAAATCGACATAAGCGAGGTTTATTTTGACCTTAAGTTTGATGACGCAAATATCAATATGCTCCGAAATGGTTTTCAATCCTGGTCGCCTACCTATGAAATCGATACTGAAACAAGGTTTGAAAGAGTGCTTATGCCTGTTCTTCGCTATCACTACCTTGACCCTGAAAATTTTACTGAGGGAAGGTCTCACTTCTTTACTTACATAAATTTTGGGGATCATTACATTCACTTAGTCCCCGAGAATAATTCCCTTAAGGCAAGTTTCGAACTCATTAATAAAAACACAGTGAGGGTTTATTTTGAAATAGGAAGTGCTGTTGAGGGGGAGTTTCTTACGCCTAAAATTGTAGCAAAGCAAACACAAAGTTTAGCCCTCGAAAAAAGAAAACACAAGAAAATTTACGGCTGGACTTCGTGGTACTATTATTACAGGTCTATCGATGCAGATGAAATCATCAAAAATATCGAAAGTATCAAAAACCTCCCCTTTAAACTCGACTTCTTCCAGATAGATGACGGATGGCAAAAAAGCATTGGTGAGTGGGTTGAAAACGAAAAGTTCAAAGGCAAACTCAAAATTATCGTGGACAAGTTAAACGACCTGGGCGTAACTCCAGGCATATGGCTTGCGCCTTTTGTTGTAGAGAAAAACTCGGAAATATTCAAACAACATAAATATTGGCTTGTAAAAGATAAGGCGGGTGCCCCAAGGCAAGTTGGGTTTAATCCCCTTTGGAGTGGCCATTTCTACGCACTTAATCCAATGAACGATGAAGTTTTGGAGTACCTTACGGAAAAGATCACCGCACTCAGGGAAATGGGCTTCAGAATGTTCAAGTTTGACTTCCTGTATAGCCTTATGGCAGTTTCGAAAGATGAGGTTGTGGACGCTACAAGGATTGAAAGATTCAAAAGAGGAATGGAAACCTTAAGAAAAGCAATCGGAGAAGATTCAAAACTCCTTGGGTGTGGAGCACCTGTAATGCTCGAGAAAGGGCTTTATGATTACCTTAGAATCGGACCTGATACAAAGGACGGATGGGAAGATACACTTACTCAGCTTTTGAGGTTTGAGGGGCGAGTTTCAGCAAAGAATTCTCTCAGAAACACAATCACAAGGTCATATATAAATCGCAAATACTTCATAAACGACCCTGATGTTATCTTCCTAAAGCCAAAACACCTCACCGAGGACGAGCAAAACACTATTTTAATCGTTAACTTCTTTCTTTCGGATTTCATTTTCTTTTCAGACCCGATTTATGCACTTAATGAAAAGGGCTTTCAATTGCTTTTGGCACTTCAAAACTACAAGGACTTTACGCTTGACCACGTCTTGGAACTTTCAAAGGATGTGTTTAAGTTCACTGGTGAAACTGCCGATTCAATTATTACTGGCTTCGTGAATCTAACAGAAAAGGACTTCGAAATAGATGAAGAACCAGGCGAGATAATCTTTGGAAAGGATGGAAAAACTCTTTTGAAACATGCAACAAAAGTATATAAAAAGGGAGTGTAA
- a CDS encoding family 1 glycosylhydrolase — MGKFLWGVATAAHQVEGGNIYNDWYEWEKEGRIKTGDSAIVACDHYNRYKEDFELIKFLNNNAYRFSVEWSRIEKNEGEFDEKEIEHYVDMLKTLKEMEIEPVLTLHHFTIPLWLYKKGGFLNENFHNYFARFVKKVVPYFAPYVKYWITINEPVVVGMFGYMMGDWPPGHKNMQEGFSAIRELLLSHLEAYKIIRAEKSDSLISIAHNMVVFEPLNKFNPLDVIVNNQIRYMFDYAFLDSIFEGKILKPFGKGEKLQDLKESLDFIGLNYYSRTFVKFSPKTTYEAVNRGELSDFNNEIYPEGIYRLLVDLKKRYGKSVMITENGVADHLDKWRPQLIKDTIGYMRKAKEEGVDIIGYMHWSLMDNFEWAEGYSMKFGLFEVDFKTQERKPRQSAFVYKEIAKSEL, encoded by the coding sequence ATGGGAAAGTTCCTTTGGGGTGTTGCAACCGCCGCACATCAGGTTGAGGGCGGCAACATCTACAACGACTGGTACGAATGGGAAAAGGAAGGAAGAATTAAAACAGGCGATTCAGCAATTGTTGCTTGCGACCACTACAATAGGTACAAGGAAGATTTTGAACTTATAAAGTTCCTCAACAACAATGCCTATAGGTTTTCTGTAGAGTGGTCACGCATTGAGAAAAACGAAGGGGAGTTTGACGAGAAAGAAATCGAGCACTATGTCGATATGCTAAAGACTCTAAAGGAAATGGAGATTGAGCCTGTATTAACGCTTCACCATTTCACAATTCCTTTGTGGCTTTACAAAAAGGGAGGATTTCTAAACGAAAACTTCCATAACTACTTTGCACGCTTTGTTAAGAAGGTTGTCCCATACTTTGCTCCTTATGTCAAATACTGGATAACGATAAATGAGCCTGTGGTTGTGGGGATGTTCGGTTATATGATGGGCGATTGGCCTCCTGGGCATAAGAATATGCAGGAAGGGTTTTCAGCAATAAGAGAACTCCTTCTATCACATCTTGAGGCATACAAAATAATAAGGGCAGAAAAAAGCGATTCGCTTATTTCGATTGCTCACAATATGGTTGTTTTTGAACCATTGAATAAATTCAACCCTCTTGATGTTATCGTAAATAACCAAATAAGGTATATGTTTGATTACGCATTCCTCGATTCAATTTTCGAAGGAAAGATACTAAAACCATTTGGAAAAGGGGAGAAACTTCAAGACCTAAAAGAATCTCTTGATTTTATCGGCTTGAATTATTACTCACGCACTTTTGTAAAGTTCTCTCCCAAAACAACTTACGAAGCAGTTAACAGAGGAGAACTAAGTGACTTTAATAACGAAATCTACCCTGAAGGCATATACAGGCTTCTTGTTGACCTTAAGAAAAGATACGGAAAATCGGTTATGATAACAGAAAATGGTGTTGCAGATCATCTTGATAAATGGCGTCCGCAACTCATAAAGGACACAATTGGGTATATGAGAAAGGCAAAAGAAGAGGGTGTCGATATCATTGGTTATATGCACTGGTCTTTAATGGATAATTTTGAGTGGGCTGAGGGCTACTCTATGAAGTTTGGCTTGTTTGAAGTCGACTTCAAAACTCAGGAAAGGAAACCAAGACAGAGTGCCTTTGTTTATAAGGAGATTGCAAAAAGCGAGTTGTAG
- a CDS encoding MFS transporter, whose product MRIYEKMGLKEIYNFDKRVRLLFTILLVSGIILLADQNVMSPNIQAIENEFKIGDKEIGLIGSAFTIIASVVTLLWGYLSDKYSRRILLIITTLLGEIPCFLTGFAESYHQMLFLRVLTGIGIGGSVPIAFSLIGDFFTEKTRPRAQAWYDAITTIGVLLGMIIAGFLGPALGWRVPFMVVSAPNFLFVIGMLFAKEPPRGAGEQEIREYMIEGKQYKGSLRLKDYLRLLKVPTNIWLFLQGIPGTVAWGIIPFYLIVFYQRYKHFPVQLGTVLLIILGLGTVLGKLLGGLIGNSIYLKKRSLLPIFLGVMQLIGVVPILITLMWPAPQNPTIKDLLVPGIFGFLGALLISTSGPNVRAILMNVNLPEHRGAISSIFNLTDNIGMGLGPFIGGLISSVKGLDFAMTTSALFWIPCGLLLFVVATSIEKDALKVRSRMEEMRKEIEHEKA is encoded by the coding sequence ATGAGAATCTACGAAAAAATGGGACTTAAGGAAATCTACAACTTCGACAAGAGGGTCAGGCTGCTCTTTACGATCTTGCTTGTTTCAGGCATCATCCTTCTTGCCGACCAAAATGTAATGTCCCCAAACATTCAGGCAATCGAAAACGAATTTAAAATTGGGGACAAGGAAATAGGATTAATCGGTTCTGCATTTACTATCATTGCATCAGTTGTAACGCTTCTCTGGGGGTATTTATCGGATAAGTATTCAAGAAGGATACTTCTCATCATTACAACGCTTCTTGGAGAAATTCCATGCTTTCTTACAGGATTTGCAGAGAGTTACCATCAGATGCTTTTCTTAAGAGTCCTTACAGGCATTGGTATTGGAGGATCTGTCCCCATTGCATTTTCACTTATTGGCGATTTCTTCACTGAGAAAACACGACCAAGAGCACAGGCATGGTATGATGCAATAACGACAATTGGCGTACTTCTTGGAATGATTATTGCAGGCTTCTTGGGTCCTGCTTTAGGGTGGCGTGTCCCGTTTATGGTCGTTTCGGCACCAAATTTCCTTTTTGTAATAGGAATGCTCTTTGCTAAAGAACCCCCAAGAGGTGCAGGCGAACAGGAAATTAGAGAGTATATGATTGAAGGAAAACAGTACAAAGGCAGCTTACGGCTCAAGGATTATCTGCGTCTTTTGAAAGTCCCAACAAACATCTGGTTGTTTTTGCAGGGCATCCCGGGGACTGTTGCCTGGGGAATAATTCCATTCTACCTTATTGTCTTCTATCAGAGGTACAAACACTTCCCCGTCCAACTTGGAACTGTACTTTTGATAATTCTAGGACTCGGGACTGTCCTTGGGAAACTTTTGGGTGGGCTTATCGGCAATAGCATATATCTTAAGAAAAGAAGTTTGCTTCCGATATTCCTTGGAGTTATGCAACTTATAGGGGTTGTGCCAATTTTAATTACACTTATGTGGCCTGCCCCTCAAAACCCCACAATTAAAGACCTTCTTGTGCCAGGTATTTTCGGATTTTTGGGTGCGCTCCTCATATCCACATCTGGCCCAAATGTACGAGCAATACTTATGAATGTAAACCTTCCAGAGCATAGAGGTGCAATCTCATCAATATTTAACCTCACTGATAACATTGGTATGGGGTTGGGTCCTTTTATTGGTGGACTTATATCTTCGGTTAAAGGGCTTGACTTTGCAATGACAACCTCAGCGCTATTCTGGATTCCCTGCGGATTACTTCTATTTGTCGTTGCAACATCAATAGAAAAAGACGCATTAAAGGTAAGAAGCCGTATGGAAGAAATGAGAAAGGAAATAGAGCATGAAAAAGCCTGA